One genomic region from Candidatus Omnitrophota bacterium encodes:
- a CDS encoding radical SAM protein gives MRIRKIILLGIVSLIVLSFKQNALARRAKKVDMERYNLKYVYGPVSSWRLGASLGIDPISQEDKTCSFDCFYCQIGPTEVFVRGRSVFVDTEEVIREVKFVLEHYSGKIDYLTFSGTGEPTLASNLGQIVKGIKDITSIPIAILTNATLLGQRDVQEDLRDIDFVIAKIDAYDEESFQIMNRPHPDLSFTAVIEGIKEFRRVYAGRMGIQIMFTQENKQGVERIAQIVKSLGLKPGDQIQLNTPLRPRVDSLLEAPEMLRIKETFDKFLWGMGLEIVMVYEAEQVEVSPIGERETLQRRGAIK, from the coding sequence ATGAGGATTAGAAAGATAATTTTATTAGGGATAGTTAGTTTAATTGTATTATCTTTTAAGCAAAATGCTTTGGCAAGGAGGGCTAAAAAGGTGGACATGGAAAGATACAATCTTAAATATGTTTATGGACCAGTTTCCTCTTGGCGTTTAGGTGCTTCTTTGGGAATCGACCCCATTTCTCAAGAAGACAAGACTTGCAGTTTTGATTGTTTTTACTGCCAAATAGGACCTACCGAAGTTTTTGTAAGGGGAAGAAGTGTCTTTGTTGACACAGAGGAAGTAATCAGGGAAGTAAAATTTGTCTTGGAACACTATTCGGGTAAAATTGATTATCTCACTTTTTCGGGGACAGGTGAGCCCACTTTAGCAAGCAATTTAGGACAAATAGTCAAAGGGATAAAGGATATTACCTCAATACCCATTGCTATCCTTACCAATGCCACTTTATTAGGTCAAAGAGATGTTCAGGAAGATTTAAGAGATATTGATTTTGTCATTGCTAAGATAGATGCCTATGATGAAGAGTCTTTCCAGATTATGAACCGTCCTCATCCAGATTTGAGTTTTACGGCGGTAATAGAGGGGATAAAGGAATTTAGAAGAGTTTATGCCGGCAGAATGGGAATCCAGATTATGTTTACTCAGGAAAATAAACAGGGCGTAGAAAGAATAGCCCAGATAGTAAAAAGTTTAGGGCTTAAACCAGGAGACCAGATTCAGTTAAATACCCCTCTTCGTCCTCGTGTAGATTCTCTCCTAGAAGCACCTGAGATGTTAAGGATAAAGGAAACATTTGATAAGTTTCTCTGGGGAATGGGTTTAGAGATTGTTATGGTCTACGAAGCAGAGCAGGTAGAGGTTTCGCCTATTGGAGAAAGAGAAACTTTACAGAGAAGGGGCGCTATTAAATAG
- a CDS encoding tetratricopeptide repeat protein, which produces MGLRFKRNIISDIVFCMATLIFFMRSIEARRLKNIESVTSLQKTLFAIGYEEERAEIVSLIKEVFPDLEELKTLPVEEKIVRLVLMIKEKIIPDEEARIFDLITLFKAREANCLGYSQLFYVLGREIGLEVEVISVYPAHIATLIRLDSASCLILDLMRNYQSPVFVWRDNYEPQSGIWLLKERSIFHKIFQKVSGKVGLSRDYKFIYILYPQGILAARYVSSGFDKAERGEYTEAINDYEKALILDPGHEEAFYNLGALMAELGLYESAIKNFDEAIALNPYDYNAFYNRGLAKAKLGRFKEAQEDFENASYLRRYIIYL; this is translated from the coding sequence ATGGGACTAAGATTTAAGAGAAATATCATTTCAGATATTGTTTTCTGTATGGCAACGCTTATTTTTTTTATGAGGTCTATTGAGGCAAGACGGCTAAAAAATATAGAATCGGTAACTTCCTTACAAAAGACGCTTTTCGCTATCGGCTACGAAGAGGAGAGAGCAGAAATTGTTAGTTTGATAAAAGAGGTTTTTCCTGATTTGGAAGAACTAAAAACATTACCCGTTGAAGAGAAGATTGTGCGACTGGTCTTGATGATAAAAGAAAAAATTATTCCTGACGAAGAAGCAAGAATCTTTGATTTAATAACACTGTTTAAGGCAAGAGAAGCCAATTGTTTAGGCTATAGTCAACTTTTTTATGTTTTGGGGAGAGAGATAGGTTTAGAGGTAGAGGTAATTTCTGTTTATCCTGCGCACATTGCCACCCTAATAAGATTAGACTCCGCATCTTGTCTAATTTTAGATTTGATGCGTAATTACCAGAGCCCTGTTTTTGTCTGGAGAGATAATTATGAGCCTCAAAGTGGTATATGGCTTTTGAAAGAGCGAAGTATCTTCCATAAAATTTTCCAAAAAGTATCAGGTAAAGTTGGATTGTCAAGAGACTATAAATTTATTTATATTCTTTATCCTCAAGGGATATTGGCTGCTAGATATGTAAGCAGTGGTTTTGATAAAGCGGAAAGAGGAGAATACACTGAGGCCATTAACGATTATGAAAAGGCACTTATCCTTGACCCCGGGCATGAGGAGGCTTTTTATAATTTAGGGGCTTTAATGGCGGAATTAGGTTTATATGAATCTGCCATAAAGAATTTTGATGAGGCAATAGCATTAAATCCCTATGACTATAATGCCTTCTATAACCGCGGGCTTGCCAAAGCCAAATTAGGAAGATTTAAAGAAGCACAAGAGGATTTTGAAAACGCGAGTTATCTAAGGCGGTATATTATTTATTTGTGA
- a CDS encoding 2-isopropylmalate synthase, with the protein MKEKILIFDTTLRDGEQAPGASLETKQKLEIARQLEHLNVDIIEAGFPIASPGDFEAVSLIAKELKKPIVCALARSLKKDIDSAKEALKKAKHPRIHVFLATSKIHMQYKLRKAEEEVLRQAIEAVKYARNFTSDVEFSPEDASRTQKEFLYRVLEAVIKAGAKTVNIPDTVGYAMPQQFGELIRLIKENVPNIDKTVISVHCHNDLGLAVANSLSAIKNGARQVECTINGLGERAGNAAMEEIVMAIKTRNDFLPFATNIRTTEIYKTSRLVSSLTGFVVQPNKAIVGANAFRHESGIHQDGVLKEPRTYEIMQAEDIGLKISGLVLGKHSGRHAFSERLKKLGFRLSDRELECAFSRFKELADKKKEVFDEDIVAIIEDEIKQIPPIWSLEYLHIVSGTDTIPTVTVRLKHKNKIIQDAASGDGPVDACYKAVERITGIKGELEDYAIKSVTKGREALGEVTIKLRYRGKLFTGRGAATDIIEASAKAYVNAINKIAYKG; encoded by the coding sequence ATGAAAGAGAAAATTCTGATTTTTGACACAACCTTGCGCGATGGTGAGCAGGCACCCGGCGCAAGCCTGGAGACGAAACAAAAACTGGAAATTGCCAGACAATTGGAACATCTTAATGTCGATATTATTGAAGCAGGCTTTCCTATTGCTTCGCCAGGTGATTTTGAAGCAGTCTCTTTAATTGCCAAGGAGTTAAAGAAACCAATTGTTTGTGCCTTAGCGCGTTCTTTAAAGAAGGATATTGACTCTGCTAAAGAAGCCTTAAAAAAAGCAAAACATCCCCGGATTCATGTATTTCTGGCGACTTCTAAAATACATATGCAGTATAAACTGCGTAAAGCAGAAGAGGAGGTTTTGAGACAGGCAATAGAAGCGGTTAAATATGCGAGAAATTTTACTTCTGATGTTGAATTTTCTCCTGAAGATGCTTCCCGCACCCAAAAGGAATTTTTGTATCGCGTTCTCGAAGCAGTGATAAAAGCGGGGGCAAAAACAGTAAATATTCCTGATACGGTGGGTTACGCTATGCCTCAGCAGTTTGGGGAATTGATTCGTTTAATAAAGGAGAACGTGCCGAATATAGATAAGACAGTTATTAGTGTTCATTGTCATAATGACCTGGGGTTGGCAGTAGCTAATTCTCTTTCGGCGATAAAGAATGGAGCAAGGCAGGTGGAGTGTACCATTAATGGTTTAGGAGAGCGGGCAGGAAATGCGGCAATGGAAGAAATTGTTATGGCAATTAAAACACGTAACGATTTTCTTCCTTTTGCTACCAACATTCGCACAACGGAAATTTATAAAACAAGTAGACTTGTGTCCAGTCTGACAGGATTCGTAGTCCAACCCAACAAGGCAATAGTTGGTGCGAATGCTTTCCGACACGAATCAGGAATTCATCAGGATGGAGTATTAAAAGAACCGCGCACATATGAAATAATGCAGGCGGAGGATATTGGTTTAAAGATAAGTGGATTAGTCTTAGGAAAGCATTCCGGTCGCCATGCCTTCAGTGAAAGATTGAAGAAACTTGGTTTTAGATTATCTGACAGAGAGCTTGAATGTGCCTTTTCCCGCTTTAAGGAATTAGCGGATAAAAAGAAAGAGGTTTTCGATGAAGATATAGTAGCGATTATAGAAGATGAAATTAAACAAATTCCTCCCATTTGGAGTTTAGAATACTTGCACATTGTAAGTGGGACAGATACTATACCTACGGTTACCGTAAGACTGAAGCATAAGAATAAGATAATTCAAGATGCTGCCTCGGGAGATGGGCCGGTAGATGCCTGTTATAAAGCTGTGGAGAGAATTACGGGGATAAAAGGAGAATTGGAGGATTATGCCATAAAGTCGGTTACCAAGGGGAGGGAGGCATTGGGTGAAGTCACCATTAAACTGAGATACCGAGGAAAACTTTTTACTGGTCGCGGAGCCGCTACGGATATAATTGAGGCTTCGGCGAAAGCTTATGTAAATGCGATAAATAAAATTGCTTACAAAGGGTAA